A genomic segment from Tessaracoccus defluvii encodes:
- a CDS encoding carbohydrate ABC transporter permease, with amino-acid sequence MWKFFYDGSPTGVFNTILGWVGLGPFPWYQDAGWAMPSLVLAATWAGAGGTIIIYLAALTGVPPELYEAAEMDGAGIWHKIWHVTLPQLRGVIYITLILQIIATAQVFLEPYLFTGVALPTPPSPSCY; translated from the coding sequence CTGTGGAAGTTCTTCTACGACGGGAGCCCCACTGGGGTGTTCAACACGATCCTCGGCTGGGTGGGTCTCGGCCCGTTCCCCTGGTACCAGGACGCAGGCTGGGCCATGCCGTCGCTCGTCCTCGCCGCCACGTGGGCGGGGGCCGGCGGCACGATCATCATCTACCTTGCAGCGCTGACCGGTGTCCCCCCGGAACTCTACGAAGCCGCCGAGATGGACGGAGCCGGCATCTGGCACAAGATATGGCACGTCACGCTGCCCCAGTTGCGTGGCGTCATCTACATCACCCTCATCCTCCAGATCATCGCCACCGCACAGGTGTTCCTCGAGCCCTACCTGTTCACCGGGGTGGCCCTGCCCACGCCACCATCACCGTCCTGCTACTGA
- a CDS encoding ABC transporter substrate-binding protein: protein MTSTRGGIAALVAAFVGAGALIGCSAQTPAGPTDAPSGSPGGTATAAEQVTLRVVSLLPGSEQAAIDAFNAQVAEFEAANPGIDIVPEEYEWKATTFAAQLAGGTLPHVFEIPFTDGKTLIENKQIAELDAQFQTLPYASKFNESLLAAGKGPDGKVYAIPAKNVYGVGLHINRDLFTSAGLDPDKPPTTWTEVREAARKIAEANPGVAGYMQMTQNNTGGWQLVANTFAHGGRVQTLNADGTATSTLDNEGTKAALQMLKDMRWADNSMGSNFMFDWGSINQAFAAGQVGMFTSGSDVYTSMVQTNGLNPEMYGLGAMPQEGEDAGVLTGGTLVAMPASATDAEKDAAIKWIDFFYLAKLIDKDRAIADAKTLVANNQPVGTPVLPMFNRAQYEENQSWIKEFINLPLDQMKGYTSTMFDLNLVGEPSQKTQEIYALLDPVVQAVLTDKDADIDKLLADVNKQAQALLDAK, encoded by the coding sequence ATGACATCGACCCGAGGCGGCATCGCCGCACTCGTGGCAGCGTTCGTGGGCGCAGGCGCCCTCATCGGCTGCTCAGCCCAGACCCCGGCCGGCCCCACGGATGCGCCGAGCGGCTCGCCCGGCGGCACGGCAACCGCCGCGGAGCAGGTCACTTTGCGCGTGGTCTCTCTGCTTCCCGGCTCGGAACAGGCCGCGATCGACGCCTTCAACGCCCAGGTGGCCGAGTTCGAGGCCGCCAATCCGGGGATCGACATCGTCCCCGAGGAGTACGAGTGGAAGGCAACAACGTTCGCGGCCCAGCTCGCGGGCGGCACTCTTCCTCACGTCTTCGAGATCCCGTTCACCGACGGCAAGACGCTGATCGAGAACAAGCAGATCGCCGAGCTCGATGCCCAGTTCCAGACCCTGCCGTACGCCTCGAAGTTCAACGAGTCGCTGCTCGCGGCCGGCAAAGGCCCGGACGGCAAGGTCTACGCCATCCCAGCCAAGAACGTCTACGGAGTCGGCCTGCACATCAACCGCGACCTGTTCACGTCGGCGGGGCTCGACCCCGACAAGCCGCCGACGACCTGGACCGAGGTCCGCGAGGCGGCCAGGAAGATCGCCGAGGCCAATCCAGGGGTCGCCGGTTACATGCAGATGACCCAGAACAATACGGGCGGGTGGCAGCTGGTCGCCAACACCTTCGCCCACGGCGGCCGGGTCCAGACCCTCAACGCCGACGGCACCGCGACCTCGACGCTAGACAACGAGGGCACGAAGGCCGCACTGCAGATGCTCAAGGACATGCGCTGGGCCGACAACTCGATGGGCTCCAACTTCATGTTCGACTGGGGCAGCATCAACCAGGCCTTCGCCGCAGGCCAGGTCGGCATGTTCACCTCCGGCTCCGACGTCTACACCTCGATGGTGCAGACCAACGGCCTGAATCCGGAGATGTACGGCCTCGGCGCCATGCCGCAGGAGGGCGAGGACGCGGGAGTCCTCACCGGCGGCACCCTCGTGGCGATGCCCGCCTCGGCGACCGACGCAGAGAAGGACGCGGCCATCAAGTGGATCGACTTCTTCTACCTGGCCAAACTGATTGACAAGGACAGGGCCATCGCCGACGCAAAGACGCTGGTCGCCAACAACCAGCCCGTCGGAACCCCTGTTCTGCCGATGTTCAACCGAGCCCAGTACGAGGAGAACCAGTCGTGGATCAAGGAGTTCATCAACCTGCCGCTCGACCAGATGAAGGGCTACACGTCGACGATGTTCGACCTCAACCTGGTGGGTGAGCCGAGCCAGAAGACGCAGGAGATCTACGCCCTGCTCGACCCCGTCGTGCAGGCCGTGCTCACTGACAAGGATGCGGACATCGACAAGCTCCTCGCCGATGTGAACAAGCAGGCGCAGGCGCTGCTCGACGCCAAGTGA
- the rpsQ gene encoding 30S ribosomal protein S17, which translates to MSEEITTEARSARKVLQGVVVSDKMDKTIVVLVEDRVKHPLYGKVMTKSSRLKAHDENNEAGIGDRVRVMETRPLSAQKRWRLVEILERAK; encoded by the coding sequence ATGAGCGAAGAGATCACCACTGAAGCTCGCAGCGCCCGCAAGGTGCTGCAGGGTGTCGTCGTGTCCGACAAGATGGACAAGACCATCGTCGTCCTCGTTGAGGACCGCGTGAAGCACCCGCTCTACGGCAAGGTCATGACCAAGTCCTCGCGGCTCAAGGCCCACGACGAGAACAACGAAGCCGGCATCGGCGACCGCGTCCGCGTCATGGAGACCCGTCCGCTGTCGGCGCAGAAGCGCTGGCGCCTGGTCGAGATCCTCGAGCGCGCCAAGTAA
- a CDS encoding glycoside hydrolase family 13 protein has translation MAEVEVDDASWWRHAVIYEVYPRSFADSDGDGIGDLAGVRAALPYLVSLGVDALWFTPWYASPLIDGGYDVADYRVIHPELGTLREAELLIAEASEHGIRTIVDVVPNHVSSAHNWFQEALVAGPGSAARERFWFRDGGGRGEIPPNQWPSNFHGPTWSRVVEADGRPGQWYLHLFTPEQPDLNWTNPGVWEEHESVLRFWFDRGVAGIRVDSAALLIKDPGLADIVDEYPPGQHPNTDRDQVHDVYRSWRRVANSYRGTRVLVGEVWLPDATRFANYLRDDEMHTAFNFDFMIRPWDAGQFRESIDDTLSAHALVGAPSTWVLSNHDITRPVTRYGREKSGFSFADKRFGEPTDLALGHRRARAAALLTAALPGSLYIYQGDELGLPEVEDMPDGARRDPMYLLSGGKDPGRDGCRVPLPWRAGAPNVGFSPVEVATWLPQPAWWADYAVDGQVADPGSMLNLYRTALALRRSVPGLACEQFSWIDSDPGVLAFTRGTGADTVTCLVNMSGSPVALPESAPILLASGALRHGHLEPDNAVWLAHNPKEK, from the coding sequence GTGGCTGAGGTAGAGGTCGACGACGCGTCGTGGTGGCGGCACGCGGTCATTTACGAGGTTTACCCGCGCAGCTTCGCCGACAGCGACGGCGACGGGATCGGCGACCTTGCCGGGGTGCGCGCGGCGCTGCCGTACCTGGTCTCCCTCGGCGTGGACGCCCTGTGGTTCACGCCGTGGTACGCGTCACCGCTGATCGACGGCGGCTACGACGTGGCCGACTATCGAGTCATTCACCCCGAACTCGGCACGCTGCGGGAGGCGGAACTGCTGATCGCCGAGGCCTCCGAGCACGGCATCCGCACGATCGTCGACGTCGTGCCCAACCACGTCTCCTCCGCCCACAATTGGTTCCAGGAGGCCCTCGTGGCAGGACCGGGCTCGGCGGCCCGTGAGCGATTCTGGTTCCGGGACGGCGGCGGCCGCGGCGAGATCCCGCCCAATCAGTGGCCCTCGAACTTCCACGGGCCGACCTGGAGCAGAGTCGTGGAGGCGGACGGACGCCCCGGCCAGTGGTATCTGCATCTGTTCACGCCGGAGCAACCCGACCTGAACTGGACGAACCCCGGGGTGTGGGAGGAGCACGAGTCGGTACTGCGCTTCTGGTTCGACCGTGGGGTTGCAGGCATCCGCGTCGACTCGGCCGCGCTGCTGATCAAGGACCCCGGCCTCGCGGACATCGTCGACGAGTACCCGCCCGGTCAACATCCCAACACGGACCGGGACCAGGTGCACGACGTCTACCGCAGTTGGAGGCGGGTGGCCAACAGCTACCGCGGAACCAGGGTGCTGGTGGGGGAGGTCTGGCTGCCCGACGCGACCCGGTTCGCCAACTACCTGCGCGACGACGAGATGCACACTGCCTTTAACTTTGACTTCATGATCCGACCCTGGGACGCCGGCCAGTTCCGCGAGTCGATCGACGACACCCTTTCCGCCCACGCGCTCGTCGGCGCGCCCTCGACGTGGGTGCTGTCGAACCACGACATCACCCGGCCCGTCACCAGGTACGGCCGCGAGAAGTCCGGCTTCTCGTTCGCCGACAAGAGGTTCGGTGAGCCGACCGACCTCGCCCTCGGTCACCGCAGGGCAAGGGCCGCTGCGCTGCTCACGGCCGCGCTGCCGGGATCGCTCTACATATATCAGGGAGACGAGCTCGGCCTTCCGGAGGTCGAGGACATGCCCGACGGGGCGCGCAGGGATCCGATGTACCTGCTCTCCGGCGGCAAGGACCCGGGCCGCGACGGTTGCCGGGTGCCGCTGCCCTGGCGCGCCGGGGCCCCCAATGTCGGGTTCTCCCCCGTCGAGGTGGCGACGTGGTTGCCCCAGCCAGCATGGTGGGCGGACTATGCCGTCGACGGCCAGGTCGCTGACCCCGGGTCGATGCTCAACCTGTACCGAACGGCCCTCGCGCTGCGACGCTCCGTCCCTGGCCTTGCCTGCGAGCAGTTCTCCTGGATCGACTCCGATCCCGGCGTGCTCGCCTTCACCCGGGGAACCGGTGCCGACACCGTCACGTGTCTGGTCAACATGAGCGGCTCTCCGGTCGCATTGCCGGAGTCCGCCCCCATTCTGCTGGCCAGTGGCGCGTTGCGTCACGGCCACCTCGAGCCAGATAACGCCGTCTGGCTCGCCCACAACCCGAAGGAGAAGTGA
- the rpmC gene encoding 50S ribosomal protein L29: MSKSLAAHDLRGLSRDQLNAKVVELKEELFGLRFQAATGQLESSSRLRSVRQDIARIYTVLQERNLGIVDEPVVEEK; the protein is encoded by the coding sequence ATGAGTAAGTCTCTCGCCGCACACGACCTGCGTGGTCTGTCGCGTGATCAGCTCAACGCCAAGGTCGTTGAGCTGAAGGAGGAGCTGTTCGGTCTTCGCTTCCAGGCTGCTACCGGCCAGCTGGAGTCGAGCAGCCGACTGCGTTCCGTCCGTCAGGACATCGCACGGATCTACACCGTGCTCCAGGAGCGCAACCTCGGCATCGTCGACGAGCCGGTTGTTGAGGAGAAGTAA
- the rplP gene encoding 50S ribosomal protein L16: MLIPRRVKFRKQHHPKRDGAAKGGTKLAFGDYGIQALESSYLTNRQIEAARIAMTRHIKRGGKVWINVYPDRPLTKKPAETRMGSGKGSPEWWVANIKPGRVLFELSGVTEDVAREAMRLAIHKLPFKARFIKREAGDI, from the coding sequence ATGCTTATTCCCCGCCGAGTGAAGTTCCGTAAGCAGCACCACCCCAAGCGGGATGGCGCGGCCAAGGGCGGCACCAAGCTGGCCTTCGGCGACTACGGCATCCAGGCTCTCGAGTCGTCCTACCTGACCAACCGTCAGATCGAGGCCGCTCGTATCGCCATGACCCGTCACATCAAGCGTGGCGGCAAGGTGTGGATCAACGTCTACCCCGATCGTCCGCTGACGAAGAAGCCGGCCGAAACCCGCATGGGTTCCGGCAAGGGTTCGCCGGAGTGGTGGGTCGCCAACATCAAGCCGGGTCGCGTGCTCTTCGAGCTGTCCGGCGTCACGGAGGACGTTGCCCGTGAGGCCATGCGCCTCGCCATCCACAAGCTGCCGTTCAAGGCACGCTTCATCAAGCGCGAAGCAGGTGACATCTGA
- a CDS encoding carbohydrate ABC transporter permease: MKTRSAPVQRGIVSSADWRRPLVRAGLGGAHGVLLLLLVIAGLGPMLLLAKFAVTPTQDILRTPLALFPNGLKFDNLEQAWNRVQISRYFLNTVWLALGAWASQVIVATTGGYVLSVLRPKYGRALHAMVLATLFVPAVVLLIPLYLTVLDPPLLGVSLINTFWAVWLPAGASAFNVVLVARFFDSLPREVFEAARVDGAGNFRLFWSIVLPMSKPILGSSACLRSSRAGRTSSGPCSC; the protein is encoded by the coding sequence ATGAAGACGCGCAGTGCCCCCGTCCAGCGCGGCATCGTCTCATCGGCAGACTGGCGCAGGCCGCTGGTCAGGGCCGGCCTCGGCGGCGCCCACGGAGTCCTGCTCCTCCTCCTGGTGATCGCAGGCCTCGGGCCGATGCTGCTGCTCGCGAAGTTCGCCGTCACCCCCACGCAGGACATCCTCCGGACGCCCCTCGCGCTGTTCCCGAACGGGCTCAAGTTCGACAACCTGGAGCAGGCCTGGAACCGGGTCCAGATCAGCCGCTACTTCCTGAACACCGTGTGGCTGGCGCTGGGTGCCTGGGCCTCGCAGGTGATCGTCGCCACCACGGGCGGCTACGTGCTGTCGGTGCTGCGGCCGAAGTACGGCCGCGCGCTGCACGCAATGGTCCTTGCGACTCTGTTCGTGCCGGCCGTCGTGCTCCTTATTCCGCTGTACCTGACGGTGCTCGACCCACCGCTGCTCGGGGTGTCGCTGATCAACACCTTCTGGGCCGTCTGGCTACCCGCGGGTGCCAGCGCCTTCAACGTCGTGCTCGTCGCCCGCTTCTTTGACAGCCTGCCCCGGGAGGTTTTCGAGGCCGCCCGGGTGGACGGTGCCGGCAACTTCCGGTTGTTCTGGTCCATCGTCCTCCCGATGTCGAAGCCGATCCTCGGGTCGTCAGCGTGTTTGCGATCATCGCGAGCTGGAAGGAC
- a CDS encoding LacI family DNA-binding transcriptional regulator gives MTTVRDIAAEAGVSAMTVSNVINGRTDKVSVATAERVRSIMARTGYVPNGPATALSTSRSNIVALIHAASGRRSQPSPHDSIFLDEVERRVTGTGRFLMIRSADDVAQTSAELRSWRVDGAIVLGAFASEADEVQAQLGLPLVFVDNYSTSSRISRVGLDDFQGGLLAARELIGAGHRRLALVAPGVDRPGVIHQRYLGFRAAVAEASLDRNSLELIDCEPFFDPSWELGSALARRQDRPTGLFATADIIAIGLLKGMAEAGVQVPTAASIVGFDDLPEARYVTPSLTTIRQDIPAKAQAAVDALLTLIEGNERPAEVRLPVTLCRRGSVAPAPPD, from the coding sequence ATGACAACGGTCAGAGACATCGCTGCCGAGGCCGGCGTGAGCGCCATGACGGTCTCCAACGTGATCAACGGCCGCACAGACAAGGTGTCGGTCGCCACCGCGGAACGCGTGCGCAGCATCATGGCGCGGACCGGGTACGTTCCCAACGGCCCTGCCACCGCGCTTTCCACGAGTCGCTCGAACATCGTGGCGCTGATTCACGCCGCCAGCGGCCGGCGCAGTCAGCCCAGCCCCCACGACTCGATCTTCCTCGATGAGGTGGAGCGCCGGGTCACCGGGACGGGGAGATTCCTGATGATCAGGTCGGCCGATGACGTAGCCCAGACCTCGGCAGAACTCCGATCATGGCGGGTTGACGGTGCGATCGTGCTCGGCGCGTTCGCCTCCGAGGCCGACGAGGTCCAGGCCCAACTCGGCCTCCCCCTCGTGTTCGTAGACAACTACTCGACCTCCAGCCGCATCAGCCGGGTCGGCCTCGACGACTTTCAGGGCGGGCTTCTGGCCGCACGAGAGCTGATCGGCGCTGGCCACCGACGCCTGGCGCTCGTCGCGCCTGGCGTCGACCGGCCCGGCGTCATCCACCAGCGCTATCTCGGGTTCCGCGCCGCGGTCGCGGAGGCCAGCCTCGACAGGAACTCGCTCGAGCTCATCGACTGCGAACCGTTCTTCGATCCGAGCTGGGAACTCGGGTCTGCCCTGGCACGACGACAGGACCGTCCCACCGGCCTCTTCGCGACTGCCGACATCATCGCGATCGGACTACTCAAGGGGATGGCCGAGGCCGGCGTGCAGGTTCCCACCGCTGCGTCGATCGTTGGCTTCGACGACCTCCCGGAGGCCCGCTACGTGACGCCGTCGCTCACCACGATCCGGCAGGACATCCCGGCAAAGGCGCAGGCCGCCGTTGATGCCCTGCTCACCCTCATCGAGGGCAACGAGCGCCCGGCCGAGGTCCGGCTGCCCGTGACTCTCTGCCGCCGCGGTTCCGTCGCGCCCGCTCCCCCAGACTGA